The Capsicum annuum cultivar UCD-10X-F1 chromosome 1, UCD10Xv1.1, whole genome shotgun sequence sequence ATTAACACAAGTAGTCATACTTAAAAGGCCtaaagtataataatatgaataatttagtaaaacAAACCCCTCATTTATTAACGAGAGTGCCAAGTCAGCAACGACAATGTAAGAAGTAATGGAATAAGTAAACCATATTGGATCAAATGCACACAAGTACTAACGCCTATGGATCACGATTCGGTAAAATCTGAATTACTCTTGTGTCTTATAGTTTGGATCTCGatatctattgaaacaaattaaTGAACGCAAAACGATAGATATGggcataaaaataaaatcaaattgatgCATACTCCAAAATTGCTCATTAATTAACTACTTTTAACTCAATGGTAACAAAGTTGAAAACAATGAACAATCCGATCTATGTTACCTGGTGGCGCTTTCTCAGATGGAGAACTTGAACCTGGAGCAGCCGCTGCATACAAAAAcccaataaaatcaaaatcaaatcaatcttaaatCAATAATGACACATAcaaattacaacaaaaataattaatcccCATTATTCATCAAAGCAAATATTTTGCATGAAAATCTTAGTAACTCAGTTGGTTTACTACAACTTTCACCTTATCAGTGAAGGTTCAATTCCCTATCTTATAATCCCTTTCCCCATTTCTCCTTTCCCTACcccaacttttttttaaaaaaaaaaataaatctaccATTTCCTAAACCAAAAATGAAGAATATCAAATTTGAACTAAAGATTTTGCTTTGAAATTGAACACATAATCATCAACACCAAATCTAAAGAATTgagcaaaaatattaaaagtatttagCAAATCAAAACATCAAAGCCTGTTTTACAAGCAGTAGCAACATCACCACAAATATTAAACTATTTAGCAAATCAAAATATCAGAATCAGAATTATGTACCTTTACAAGCAGAAACATCACCAGGGATATCACAATATTTAGGCAGACCAATAGCTTGAGTAACATTAATACCAAGAGAAGGCAACAAAGTTGGATTTTCATAAAGCTTGCAAAGACAGTCAAGATCTTTAGTAACAGCTTCTCTAAGTGGATCACAGCAAGTAGCTGGTGGTTTAGTTGAGTTAAGAAAAGGTGCACATGGCACTAACTTAGAAGCACACGACGGCGGCGTTTGGGCTGAAGTGGTGGCTGCCGACAGTAGCGCCGCCGTGAGTGCCACCGTGATCAGCCACGTGAATCTGGAGgtcaacatattttttttttcttttttcgtgaAAAAGGTGGGAGTACTTTCTTTGTTGTATGAGTTGGGAGTGTTGTTGTGGGAAGTAAATGCTACATTTGTAGTAGAACAGTTTGGGTTGGGATGACATGCACTACTATCGCTTGTCCATTTTACAGTTGTACGTCTCTTAAAAGTagagaaaaataacataaatataaatcttaatttattatatttttataaaataattataaaaattttaattaatcagTATCTTCTTTGAATGTATCGAGAAGCTAATTATATATTTCGacagattcaaaataaaaagtatatAATAAAAGCTAATTGTGtatctttacaagaaaaaataatattttcatcggatatattatgtattatgtatctcgacatacataaaattgaaaaaaaatatcgaaatctaattatgtatctttataaaagaTAAATGTATATTTTTAGATGTATCGGGAGGTAATTATCTATCTCGACagatttaaaattttagattttcagtaattatataaaatacaaGATTTTCTACTCCAAATTGTCGAGATAATATTGTTTAATTCATATGAGAATTTTACTATAATGTTcggattaatttatatttaacatTAAATAGTTGAAGATAATTTGATATATTAATAACTGACGGAGAAAATTCAATTAAGAATGCTACCTTAAGAAATAGACTATTCaaatgtaaaattaaattaatcgAATTTCAATAATCAGACATCGAAATAAAAacatacattaaaaataaaaggtatgaTCTAGGGAAGTTAAAAGAATGGGCTACACGATCGACTATCATGCTCAGAtgattacattttttttttggctGGCTAGAGTCCAGGTGCTTCTCAATttggttttattttctttgtcaaTTCATTAACGGTagcaataataatatatatatttttttccaacAA is a genomic window containing:
- the LOC107867205 gene encoding non-specific lipid transfer protein GPI-anchored 3; translation: MLTSRFTWLITVALTAALLSAATTSAQTPPSCASKLVPCAPFLNSTKPPATCCDPLREAVTKDLDCLCKLYENPTLLPSLGINVTQAIGLPKYCDIPGDVSACKAAAPGSSSPSEKAPPVTTPASKDKNGVSKVAWTGMSSLVVPIASFVLA